The genomic window AAATTTGCTGTTATTATGGCTGGATATCCGGATGAAATGCGCCAGTTCCTTGATGCGAATCCAGGGCTAAGAAGTCGTTTTCCTCAATCAAACCTCATTCATCTGCCGGACTATTCAAATGATGAGCTCATTATGATTGCCAATAAACTTGCTTTAGAAAATGACTATGTTCTGACAGTTGAAGCAAAACAGGAGCTTGAAAAAAGGATTGAATTGGAAAAGGTCGATGATACGTTTGGAAATGCCCGGGCTGTAAAAAACATTGTCTTGGACGCTATTTTTAAAAAAGGTGCTCATATAGAAGATGGTGAAAGTTCCATATTAGACTTCTCACTTCTTGATAAAACAGATTTTGAAATGACTACACCTGATACACAAATAAATCCAAAAGAACAATTAATGAATTTGATCGGTCTTGAAGCCGTCAAAAATGAAGTGAATATGTTAACATCATTTGTAAGGATGCAGCAAATTAGAAGAGAAAAGGGACTTCCAGTCGTACCGATCCAGCTCCATTCCGTTTTTATCGGAAACCCTGGAACAGGCAAAACTACCGTTGCCAAAATTTATGCTGAACTTTTAAAGGAATGCGGGTTTTTAAAAAGAGGGCATTTAATTGTTGCAAGCCGTGCGGACTTTGTCGCTGGGTATGTCGGACAAACTGCTATAAAAACGAAAAAGAAATTGAAAGAAGCACTTGGCGGTGTGTTATTTATCGATGAAGCTTATTCCTTACTATCGGCAGCACAAGGGGATTTTGGCAAGGAAGTCATCAATACTCTAGTTGATGAAATGACAAAGCATAATGAGAACTTAGTCGTTATATTAGCAGGGTATCCGAATGAAATGGAAGCCTTACTGCAAAGTAATCCGGGATTAAAATCAAGATTTAAAAAGTTTTTCCATTTTAATGATTACTCTGCAGAAGAGCTGCTCCAAATTATCATCAATTATGCTTCACAATTTCAATACCAAATAACTGATATTGCGATAGATTACCTTAAAGTGGAATTAACAACAATTGCAATAAGTGGTAATGGACGATTTGCGACAAATCTAGTGGATGAAACGATTCAATCACAAGCGATGAGAATTCTTACTGGGGACGATAGGGATACGCTGCTAAAATATGTATCCTATCTTGAAAAAGAAGATTTTGAAACAGCTCTCAAGCGAATGGGAAAAGGGGAATAAAGATGTTAGTTTCAACAAAGGAAATTGAAGTTAGATACGCGGAGACAGACCAAATGGGTGTTGTTTACCATGCTAACTATTTAATTTGGATGGAATTAGGACGAACTCAGCTCATTAAGGATTTAGGCTTTAATTATGCAGAGATGGAGAAGGATGGGATTATTTCGCCTGTCTTAGATATTCAAGCATCCTACAAAAAGCCTCTTCATTATGGTGAAAACGCAATAATCAAAACATGGATTGAGGAATACGATGGCTTGCGTGTCAGCTACGGCTACGAAATATATACAGAAGAAGGAGAAATTGCAGTTACAGGCATGTCCAAGCATGTCTGTGTCAAAAAGGAATCATTCCGTCCAATATCTGTTAAGAAACATTACCCAATATGGCATGAAGCCTACGAAAAAGCAAAAAAGCATTCTGTAAATGTGTGAAATTTTAGTATAATTATCAATATTAAGGAGAGAGGCATCTTTGGCATTTGGCATAAAAAAAGAAGAGCTAAAAGAATGGAAGCGGAAAATCAATCGAGGAGACATCGCTTTTTTAACCCACTATTGGCTCGATGATCGCTTTCCAGACTGTACAACTGTCACCAAGGTTGGATGTAATGATTTGGATAAGCTGGCTGAATGGGGAAAGAAGTATGGATTGAGAGCCCAATGGATACATCAAAGGAAGGATGGCTATTCTCATTA from Bacillus sp. DTU_2020_1000418_1_SI_GHA_SEK_038 includes these protein-coding regions:
- a CDS encoding AAA family ATPase, with the protein product MEKQRQNTYLNSQIRNWELEFQQNGFLENEASLLAYIKTIDQSENRELVSELLTLAGLSRLAKTKEDTLGLVWIQKAYSLNPNNTRAAEMIEQMNWKNRELLLDILSFPPLRETDNKQAKLQAIEEIQVKCRMFLDIAEEEKEQLAKTQEKLTDSHLIELYSSMMVLLEKAEEEILKLLKASEDYIQSVVGVFYHSTYYAEVKDTLDRIEEIKKSWQLYFTEESMEAENAVNPLEELENLIGLENVKGRVRDFYRYLKYQKERKAHGFQLKDELSLHMILTGNPGTGKSTLARLLAKIYYQLGALSKEAVVEVDRSQLVGAFVGQTEENVRAAVKKALGGILFIDEAYSLKRDGQSSSDYGQTVIDTLVSLMTGQEYGGKFAVIMAGYPDEMRQFLDANPGLRSRFPQSNLIHLPDYSNDELIMIANKLALENDYVLTVEAKQELEKRIELEKVDDTFGNARAVKNIVLDAIFKKGAHIEDGESSILDFSLLDKTDFEMTTPDTQINPKEQLMNLIGLEAVKNEVNMLTSFVRMQQIRREKGLPVVPIQLHSVFIGNPGTGKTTVAKIYAELLKECGFLKRGHLIVASRADFVAGYVGQTAIKTKKKLKEALGGVLFIDEAYSLLSAAQGDFGKEVINTLVDEMTKHNENLVVILAGYPNEMEALLQSNPGLKSRFKKFFHFNDYSAEELLQIIINYASQFQYQITDIAIDYLKVELTTIAISGNGRFATNLVDETIQSQAMRILTGDDRDTLLKYVSYLEKEDFETALKRMGKGE
- a CDS encoding thioesterase family protein translates to MLVSTKEIEVRYAETDQMGVVYHANYLIWMELGRTQLIKDLGFNYAEMEKDGIISPVLDIQASYKKPLHYGENAIIKTWIEEYDGLRVSYGYEIYTEEGEIAVTGMSKHVCVKKESFRPISVKKHYPIWHEAYEKAKKHSVNV